A window of the Citrus sinensis cultivar Valencia sweet orange chromosome 9, DVS_A1.0, whole genome shotgun sequence genome harbors these coding sequences:
- the LOC102631048 gene encoding LOW QUALITY PROTEIN: alpha-copaene synthase-like (The sequence of the model RefSeq protein was modified relative to this genomic sequence to represent the inferred CDS: substituted 1 base at 1 genomic stop codon): MALQDSEVPSSILNATAGNRPTASYHPTLWGEKFLDHSSVDDSVAMDATIDQDEFEALKQKIKNMLISPTDKSFQKLSLIDAVQRLGVAYHFEREIEDELEKLSHDEYDGNDVHTVALRFRLLRQQGYRISCDIFGGFKDDRGKFKVSLINDLTGMLSLYEAAHLRIRGEDILDEAVAFTTSHLESMVTQVSPQLSDEILHALNRPIRRGLPRLEAIYYIDLYSQDDSKDKAILLKFAKLDFSMLQVIHRKELSIITEWWKILDVEINLPYARNRVVECYFWAMGVYFEPRYSFARKILSKVIAMASILDDTYDAYGTLEELELFTNAIKRWDISNIDVLPKYIKLIYQELLDVFGEAEEQISKEGRTYCMSYVIQAVKKVVQAYFEEAKWCNEGYFPKVEEYMQVSLVTTCYHMLATASFLGMGKIADKLAFERISNYPEIVKASEVICRLMDDIVSHEFEQKRKHVASGIECYMKQHGVSDEEVIKVFRKEISNGXKDINEGFLKPTEVAMPLLERILNLARVMDVIYKDDDGYTNSYVIKDYITTLLEKPVPF, from the exons ATGGCACTTCAAGATTCAGAAGTTCCTTCTTCCATTCTGAATGCTACAGCCGGCAACCGTCCCACAGCTAGTTATCATCCCACCCTCTGGGGGGAAAAATTCCTTGACCATTCTTCTGTTGACGACTCTGtg GCAATGGATGCCACAATTGATCAAGACGAATTTGAAGCActtaagcaaaaaataaagaacatgTTAATCTCACCAACCGATAAGTCTTTCCAAAAATTGAGCTTGATTGATGCCGTCCAACGCTTGGGAGT GGCTTACCATTTTGAGAGGGAGATAGAAGATGAACTAGAAAAACTATCTCATGATGAGTATGATGGCAACGATGTACACACCGTTGCTCTTCGATTTCGGTTACTCAGACAACAAGGATATCGCATATCATGCg ATATTTTTGGCGGTTTCAAAGATGATCGAGGAAAGTTCAAGGTATCCTTAATTAATGATTTGACCGGCATGCTAAGTTTGTATGAGGCTGCACATCTTCGCATTCGCGGGGAAGATATCCTGGATGAAGCCGTAGCTTTCACTACTTCTCACCTGGAATCAATGGTTACTCAAGTAAGCCCTCAGCTTTCTGATGAAATACTTCATGCGTTGAATAGGCCCATCCGCAGAGGCTTACCAAGGCTAGAGGCAATCTATTACATCGACCTCTACTCGCAAGATGATTCAAAGGATAAAGCAATATTACTAAAGTTTGCAAAACTAGATTTTTCCATGCTTCAAGTAATTCACCGCAAGGAGTTAAGTATCATCACAGA GTGGTGGAAAATTTTAGATGTTGAAATAAATCTGCCATATGCTAGAAACAGAGTTGTAGAATGCTATTTTTGGGCAATGGGAGTGTATTTTGAGCCTCGATACTCCTTTGCAAGAAAGATATTGTCCAAAGTAATTGCAATGGCATCCATTTTAGATGATACCTACGACGCCTATGGCACACTTGAAGAACTTGAGCTCTTTACAAATGCTATCAAAAG GTGGGATATTAGCAATATAGATGTACTTCCGAAGTACATTAAACTGATTTATCAAGAACTCTTGGATGTTTTTGGTGAAGCTGAGGAGCAAATCTCAAAGGAAGGACGGACATATTGCATGTCATATGTCATACAAGCg GTGAAGAAAGTAGTCCAAGCCTACtttgaggaagccaagtggTGCAATGAAGGTTATTTTCCAAAAGTAGAGGAGTATATGCAAGTTTCACTCGTGACAACTTGCTATCATATGCTGGCAACGGCTTCTTTTCTTGGTATGGGAAAGATTGCTGATAAGCTGGCCTTTGAAAGGATCTCCAATTACCCTGAAATTGTGAAAGCCTCCGAAGTTATTTGCAGACTTATGGATGATATAGTGTCTCATGAG tttgaacaaaaaagaaagcatGTTGCCTCGGGTATTGAATGTTACATGAAGCAGCATGGCGTCTCTGATGAAGAGGTAATTAAAGTATTCCGCAAAGAAATATCAAATGGATGAAAAGATATAAATGAAGGATTCCTGAAACCAACAGAAGTGGCAATGCCTCTCCTTGAGCGCATTCTCAATCTTGCACGGGTGATGGATGTTATTTACAAGGATGATGATGGCTACACCAACTCTTATGTGATCAAAGACTACATCACCACATTGCTTGAGAAGCCTGTTCCCTTCTGA